A window from Leptospira wolffii serovar Khorat str. Khorat-H2 encodes these proteins:
- a CDS encoding NADH ubiquinone oxidoreductase 20 Kd subunit → MKQLQELWNILSPAKNLNFEKLSVSNPNARGIPIPNPKKGSFHLDKSVEKICPTGGLKVTSNKEVTFDYGACLQCGHCVEAAPDQLENSGFIHVYSVDREALKVRYIDGVPQGYEENISEEVEQFRKITKNTGFQFREVAASGNNATEAEINASFNAVFDSEASMVRVVASPKHADAVVYAGPVGPNMEIPLQVAWDTMPGPKALIAAGTEAVSGGLFQRGRLPKEPDLFIGGDPPRPDVLISAFRYLMGRRKFSFREELSKFIAERRSKP, encoded by the coding sequence ATGAAACAACTCCAAGAACTCTGGAATATTCTTAGTCCCGCAAAGAATCTTAATTTCGAGAAGCTATCGGTCTCAAATCCGAATGCGCGGGGAATCCCCATCCCGAATCCGAAAAAAGGGAGCTTCCATCTGGACAAGTCCGTAGAGAAAATCTGCCCGACGGGAGGACTCAAGGTCACCTCCAATAAGGAAGTCACTTTCGATTACGGTGCATGTTTGCAATGCGGTCATTGTGTGGAAGCGGCCCCCGACCAACTGGAAAATTCCGGTTTCATTCACGTGTATTCCGTAGATAGGGAAGCATTAAAAGTTCGTTATATAGACGGAGTGCCCCAAGGCTACGAGGAGAATATCTCGGAAGAAGTCGAGCAATTCCGCAAGATCACCAAGAATACTGGATTTCAATTCCGAGAAGTCGCAGCCAGCGGGAACAACGCGACGGAGGCGGAGATCAATGCCAGCTTTAACGCAGTTTTCGATAGCGAAGCAAGCATGGTAAGAGTGGTCGCCTCTCCCAAACACGCGGATGCCGTAGTTTACGCGGGCCCAGTCGGTCCTAATATGGAAATCCCTCTTCAAGTAGCCTGGGATACGATGCCCGGTCCGAAGGCTTTAATCGCGGCGGGAACGGAAGCGGTTTCCGGAGGTTTATTCCAGAGAGGAAGACTTCCGAAAGAACCGGATCTGTTCATAGGAGGAGATCCTCCTAGACCGGATGTGCTTATAAGCGCATTTCGTTATTTGATGGGAAGAAGAAAGTTCTCCTTCAGGGAAGAACTTTCCAAATTCATTGCCGAGCGAAGATCTAAACCTTAA